Proteins encoded within one genomic window of Mesorhizobium sp. AR10:
- a CDS encoding 3-oxoacyl-[acyl-carrier-protein] synthase III C-terminal domain-containing protein, which yields MRIKIIGTGRAVPEACVTSRSLDERLGLGAGQLEAATGVIERYVCADESQVDLAATAARLALADAGLEAHDIGLVIGGCGVPYQPLPSTAPLVMQRLGMADGSAAAFDVNSTCLGFLTAFETAARMIEAGQCETALVFSSEIASRALPWQEQPEIAALFGDGAAAAVLRRAAPGEGAVRANLMRTYPSAYDACSIGSGGTRFDFHRQPQEFADHALFHMDGKELFRVTSRHFNGFVADLLQRAGWTHDDVDIVVPHQASPLALAHMARQTGFAREKLVDIAQHFGNQIAASIPFALDIARHEGRIAPGAKVLFLGTSAGVSFGGMALEA from the coding sequence ATGCGGATCAAGATCATCGGAACCGGGCGGGCGGTGCCTGAGGCATGCGTGACGTCGCGCAGCCTCGACGAGCGGCTGGGCCTTGGCGCCGGCCAGCTCGAGGCCGCCACCGGCGTCATCGAACGCTATGTCTGCGCAGATGAATCGCAGGTCGACCTGGCCGCTACCGCGGCGCGCCTGGCGCTGGCCGATGCCGGGCTCGAGGCGCACGATATCGGCCTGGTCATCGGCGGTTGCGGTGTGCCTTACCAGCCGCTGCCATCGACGGCGCCGCTGGTCATGCAGCGCCTTGGGATGGCCGACGGTTCGGCCGCCGCCTTCGACGTCAACAGCACCTGCCTTGGCTTCCTCACCGCTTTCGAGACCGCCGCCCGCATGATCGAGGCCGGGCAATGCGAAACGGCGCTGGTGTTTTCTTCAGAGATCGCCTCGCGCGCCCTGCCCTGGCAGGAGCAGCCGGAAATCGCCGCTTTGTTCGGCGACGGCGCGGCGGCCGCCGTGCTGCGCCGGGCGGCACCCGGAGAGGGAGCGGTGCGGGCCAATCTGATGCGCACCTATCCCTCCGCCTACGACGCCTGCAGCATCGGCTCCGGCGGCACCCGTTTCGACTTCCATCGCCAGCCCCAGGAATTCGCGGACCATGCCCTGTTCCATATGGACGGCAAGGAGTTGTTTCGCGTCACGTCACGCCATTTCAACGGCTTCGTCGCCGATCTGCTGCAACGGGCCGGCTGGACGCATGACGATGTCGACATCGTCGTGCCGCACCAGGCCAGCCCCTTGGCGCTCGCCCACATGGCGCGCCAGACCGGTTTTGCCAGGGAAAAGCTGGTCGACATCGCGCAGCACTTCGGCAACCAGATCGCCGCGTCCATTCCCTTCGCGCTCGACATCGCGCGCCATGAAGGCCGCATCGCGCCGGGCGCCAAGGTGCTGTTCCTCGGCACCTCGGCCGGCGTGTCGTTCGGCGGCATGGCGCTGGAAGCGTGA